The following coding sequences are from one Oncorhynchus gorbuscha isolate QuinsamMale2020 ecotype Even-year unplaced genomic scaffold, OgorEven_v1.0 Un_scaffold_1913, whole genome shotgun sequence window:
- the LOC124024534 gene encoding fish-egg lectin-like translates to MRVTAAVLLVLCLLTISHAWDCQEVVNIKNLMQIDAGLGQVVATDTSQIPYYLVGDEWIRLPGSLKHITVGPAGIWGVNKDYAIYKYVAGNWVQAAGLLKQLDAGGEQFIAGANMDDTPFCLTRSATVGYKGPGSPLPWTGLPGAVKYYSCGPFGCWAVNKNDDIYLMSLNQDCQNNGWSHIDGKLSMIEVATDGRVFGVNSAGQVYSRDGITASKPEGTGWSNIPMCMRMGHVTYDLGRLWVVSKSGVTMVCTP, encoded by the exons ATGAGAGTCACTGCAGCCGTCCTATTGGTCCTCTGTCTCCTGACCATCAGTCATG CCTGGGACTGTCAGGAGGTAGTAAACATCAAGAATCTGATGCAGATTGATGCAGGACTGGGACAAGTGGTTGCTACGGACACAAGTCAAATCCCCTACTACCTGGTAGGTGATGAATGGATCCGCCTGCCTGGTTCCCTGAAGCATATCACTGTAGGACCAGCAGGGATCTGGGGTGTCAACAAGGACTATGCAATCTACAAGTATGTGGCCGGTAACTGGGTGCAAGCTGCAG GCCTTCTGAAACAGTTGGATGCTGGAGGTGAACAGTTTATTGCGGGGGCCAACATGGACGATACTCCATTCTGTCTGACACGTAGTGCCACAGTTGGCTACAAGGGTCCAGGCTCACCTCTTCCATGGACAGGATTGCCAGGAGCTGTGAAGTACTACAGCTGTGGACCCTTTGGGTGCTGGGCAGTCAACAAGAATGATGATATCTACTTAATGAGT TTGAATCAAGACTGTCAAAACAACGGGTGGAGTCACATTGACGGCAAGCTTTCCATGATTGAGGTGGCAACTGATGGTCGTGTCTTTGGGGTCAACTCTGCAGGCCAAGTTTATTCCAG AGACGGCATCACAGCCAGTAAACCAGAGGGCACCGGATGGAGCAATATCCCAATGTGCATGCGCATGGGCCACGTGACCTACGACCTGGGCCGTCTTTGGGTGGTCTCCAAGTCTGGAGTCACCATGGTGTGCACACCTTAG